A window of the Microbacterium sp. LWH13-1.2 genome harbors these coding sequences:
- a CDS encoding amidohydrolase family protein: MIIDVHGHYTTAPAQLGAWRDLQIAFTNGDGESPDPAALRIDDDDIRETIEANQLRLMNDRGSDLTLFSPRASFMAHHIGDLNVSETWARICNDLCARVSELFPDRFLPGAMLPQSPGADPATSVAEITRAVEELGVVTVNLNPDPAGGLWTAPALTDRSWYPIYEKLVEYELPAMIHVSTSCKPVFHTTGDHYLGADTTAFMQLLKGDLFRDFPDLKFVIPHGGGAVPYHWGRFRGLAMALGKPELEEHLLGNVFFDTCVYHQSGIDLLAEVIPTRNILFASEMIGAVRDIDPRTGHYFDDTRRYVDATPNLTDIERFAVFEGNARRVYPRLDRALTARGL, encoded by the coding sequence GTGATCATCGATGTACACGGGCACTACACGACAGCCCCCGCTCAACTCGGTGCGTGGCGGGATCTGCAGATCGCATTCACGAACGGCGACGGAGAATCCCCCGATCCGGCTGCTCTCCGCATCGACGACGACGATATCCGCGAGACGATCGAGGCGAACCAGCTTCGCCTGATGAACGACCGCGGCAGCGACCTCACCCTGTTCAGCCCTCGCGCGTCCTTCATGGCGCACCACATCGGCGATCTGAATGTGAGCGAGACCTGGGCGCGCATCTGCAATGACCTGTGCGCCCGGGTGAGCGAGCTTTTCCCTGACCGGTTCCTCCCCGGCGCGATGCTCCCGCAATCCCCAGGGGCTGATCCCGCGACGAGCGTCGCCGAGATTACGCGTGCGGTCGAAGAGCTCGGCGTCGTCACGGTCAATCTCAACCCCGACCCGGCCGGCGGGCTGTGGACGGCTCCCGCGCTCACGGATCGATCCTGGTACCCGATCTACGAGAAGCTCGTGGAGTACGAGCTGCCGGCCATGATCCACGTCAGCACGTCTTGCAAGCCGGTATTCCACACAACCGGCGACCACTATCTCGGTGCCGATACCACTGCCTTCATGCAACTACTCAAAGGCGATCTGTTCCGCGACTTCCCCGACCTCAAGTTCGTGATCCCGCACGGCGGCGGAGCGGTCCCGTATCACTGGGGTCGCTTTCGTGGACTGGCCATGGCACTGGGGAAGCCGGAGCTCGAGGAGCATCTTCTGGGCAACGTGTTCTTCGACACGTGTGTCTACCACCAGTCGGGGATCGATCTGCTGGCCGAAGTCATTCCGACGAGGAACATCCTGTTTGCCAGCGAGATGATCGGTGCCGTGCGCGACATCGACCCGCGCACCGGCCATTATTTCGATGACACGAGGCGCTATGTCGACGCGACGCCGAATCTGACCGATATCGAGCGCTTCGCCGTCTTCGAGGGCAACGCCCGCCGGGTCTACCCGCGGCTCGACCGAGCACTGACCGCCCGCGGGCTCTGA
- the ligK gene encoding 4-carboxy-4-hydroxy-2-oxoadipate aldolase/oxaloacetate decarboxylase, translating into MRLNDLGIVHTNIERPDPDDVERISQFGVATIHEAMGRVGLLRPYIRPVYPEAKLCGVAVTVLLQPGDNWMFHVAAEHVSAGDVLVAGCTTESEDGFFGELLATSLTARGCKGLVIDGGVRDVADLERMNFPVFSRAIHSKGTVKATLGSVNVPVVVANALVNPGDVVVADVDGVVVVPRALVGAVADASRAREDNEEAKREKFREGMLGLDIYGMREKLAAAGLEYRED; encoded by the coding sequence ATGCGCCTGAACGACCTCGGTATCGTCCACACGAACATCGAGCGACCCGATCCTGACGACGTCGAGCGGATCTCCCAGTTCGGCGTCGCCACCATTCATGAGGCGATGGGCAGGGTCGGGCTTCTCCGCCCCTACATCCGTCCGGTATATCCCGAAGCGAAGCTGTGCGGCGTCGCGGTGACCGTGCTCCTGCAGCCAGGTGACAACTGGATGTTCCACGTCGCGGCGGAGCATGTGAGCGCGGGTGATGTCCTCGTCGCGGGCTGTACGACGGAGAGCGAGGACGGCTTCTTCGGCGAGCTGCTCGCAACCTCGCTCACCGCGCGCGGGTGCAAGGGGCTCGTGATCGACGGCGGAGTTCGAGACGTCGCCGACCTTGAGCGGATGAACTTCCCCGTGTTCTCGCGGGCGATCCACTCCAAGGGGACGGTCAAGGCGACGCTCGGCTCGGTGAACGTCCCGGTGGTGGTCGCCAATGCCCTGGTCAACCCGGGTGATGTCGTCGTGGCCGACGTCGACGGCGTCGTCGTGGTGCCGCGCGCGCTGGTCGGAGCGGTCGCCGACGCGAGCCGCGCACGCGAGGACAACGAAGAGGCCAAGCGCGAGAAGTTCCGCGAGGGCATGCTCGGCCTCGACATCTACGGCATGCGCGAGAAGCTCGCCGCCGCCGGCCTCGAGTACCGGGAGGACTGA
- a CDS encoding aldo/keto reductase encodes MILPRIGLGCMSLSHAYGVPPSDADGLALLCAALDAGVGMLDTATLYGGGRNEELVGRAVAGRRDEVLLASKGGMALVDGVRTIDGRPDTLRTQVDESLRRLGVDRIDLYYLHRWDRSVPIGESVGALAELVDDGRIGAIGLSEVSVARLREAQRTAPIAAVQNEYSLWSRNPELGMLDATRESGVAFVAFSPVARGFLSRGVSDPAHLASNDIRRSMPRFQPEHWPINAALLPDWHALADEAGCTPAQLALAWVLSRGEHVVAIPGTTDPTHLREDLAAVDVEVPPEILRRAGRLIGTDTVSGPRYAPGPAADVDTETFEAA; translated from the coding sequence GTGATCCTGCCCCGCATCGGCCTCGGCTGCATGTCGCTGAGCCACGCCTACGGAGTGCCCCCGTCGGACGCGGACGGCCTGGCTCTGCTGTGTGCGGCGCTCGACGCGGGAGTGGGGATGCTCGACACCGCGACCCTGTACGGCGGCGGTCGCAACGAGGAGCTCGTCGGGAGGGCGGTCGCCGGTCGGCGCGACGAGGTGCTGCTCGCGAGCAAGGGCGGGATGGCGCTCGTTGACGGCGTGCGCACGATCGACGGACGCCCCGACACCCTGCGCACCCAGGTCGACGAATCGCTGCGTCGCCTCGGCGTGGACCGCATCGACCTCTACTATCTGCACCGCTGGGACCGCTCGGTGCCGATCGGCGAGAGCGTCGGCGCGCTGGCGGAGCTCGTCGATGACGGCAGGATCGGCGCGATCGGGCTCTCGGAGGTGTCGGTCGCGCGTCTTCGAGAGGCGCAGCGGACTGCTCCGATCGCCGCCGTGCAGAACGAGTACTCGCTCTGGAGTCGGAACCCCGAACTCGGCATGCTCGACGCCACCCGCGAGTCCGGCGTGGCGTTCGTCGCCTTCTCGCCCGTCGCCCGCGGCTTCCTGAGCCGCGGGGTGTCGGACCCGGCGCACCTGGCGTCGAACGACATCCGTCGCTCCATGCCCCGCTTCCAGCCCGAGCACTGGCCCATCAACGCCGCGCTGCTTCCGGACTGGCACGCGCTCGCCGACGAGGCCGGGTGCACTCCCGCGCAGCTCGCCCTCGCGTGGGTGCTCTCGCGCGGAGAGCACGTCGTCGCGATCCCCGGCACGACGGATCCGACGCATCTGCGCGAGGATCTCGCCGCCGTCGACGTCGAGGTGCCGCCGGAGATCCTGCGCAGGGCGGGACGGCTCATCGGCACCGACACCGTCTCCGGACCGCGGTACGCGCCGGGTCCCGCTGCGGACGTCGACACCGAGACCTTCGAGGCCGCATGA
- a CDS encoding amidohydrolase family protein, with protein sequence MSHGDTSGGFEKTAGWLDWYDGPSTPMFQVPEGAVDAHCHVFGPGAEFPYAPERKYTPCDASAEQLFALRDHLGFDRNVIVQATCHGADNSALLDALRRSEGRARGVATVRRDVTDEELAELHEAGVRGVRFNFVKRLVDRVPTDSLEDIVAKVAPLGWHVVIYFEADDLPELYDFFSGIPTDIVVDHMGRPDVSKDPDGPEFELFLSFLRENPRVWTKVSCPERLSIDGPRALHGEQHAYTDVVPFARRVVEEFPDRVLWGTDWPHPNLKDHMPDDGLLVDYIPQIAPTADLQRQLLVDNPRRLYWPEGE encoded by the coding sequence GTGTCGCACGGAGACACGAGCGGCGGCTTCGAGAAGACCGCCGGATGGCTGGACTGGTACGACGGCCCCAGCACGCCGATGTTCCAGGTGCCGGAGGGTGCGGTGGACGCGCATTGCCATGTGTTCGGGCCGGGGGCTGAGTTCCCCTACGCGCCGGAACGCAAGTACACACCGTGCGATGCGTCGGCGGAGCAGCTGTTCGCCCTGCGGGACCACCTCGGCTTCGACCGCAACGTGATCGTGCAGGCCACCTGCCACGGCGCCGACAACAGCGCACTCCTCGATGCCCTCCGCCGCAGCGAGGGCCGCGCCCGGGGCGTCGCGACCGTGCGGCGCGATGTGACCGACGAAGAGCTCGCCGAGCTGCACGAGGCGGGTGTGCGCGGCGTGCGCTTCAACTTCGTCAAGCGCCTGGTCGACCGGGTGCCGACCGACTCGCTCGAAGACATCGTCGCGAAGGTCGCGCCGCTCGGCTGGCACGTCGTGATCTACTTCGAAGCCGACGACCTCCCCGAGCTGTACGACTTCTTCTCCGGCATCCCGACGGATATCGTCGTCGACCACATGGGTCGCCCCGATGTCTCGAAGGATCCGGACGGCCCGGAGTTCGAGCTGTTCCTGAGCTTCCTGCGCGAGAACCCCCGCGTGTGGACCAAGGTGTCGTGCCCCGAGCGGCTCAGCATCGACGGTCCACGCGCTCTGCACGGCGAGCAGCACGCGTACACCGACGTCGTGCCCTTCGCCCGTCGCGTGGTCGAGGAGTTCCCCGACCGCGTGCTGTGGGGCACCGACTGGCCCCACCCCAATCTCAAGGACCACATGCCCGACGACGGGCTCCTGGTCGACTACATCCCGCAGATCGCCCCGACCGCCGACCTGCAGCGGCAGCTGCTCGTCGACAACCCGCGGCGGCTGTACTGGCCAGAAGGAGAATGA
- a CDS encoding LysR family transcriptional regulator, which produces MDIVDLNQLRTFVVLYEMRSVTAAAARLHVTQPTVSYTLRRLRERFEDDLFRREGHDMVPTARATALFVPLHEALAQIDSAVGDPRTFEPAGFRGELVMGLTSIGEQTFLPPVMAALARQGSRPHLKVERLDADHVEDGLTRGKIDLAMTVSMVGSPRLWRTHVRAVEYVALSSTRHPLPPTAPDMFDGRHFIRVSARGGHVFPLQALIEHGLMSQVSLTVEEYATVPAVVQTTDLVVLLPRHVAEVFRGWFPDLDITDLPWPGQSTPVSLYTRREAALSPAQKWFRELVREAVSTEEYRRAPADAL; this is translated from the coding sequence GTGGACATCGTCGATCTGAACCAGCTACGCACCTTCGTCGTGCTCTACGAAATGCGCAGCGTGACCGCCGCGGCCGCGCGGCTTCATGTGACGCAGCCGACGGTGAGCTATACGCTGCGCCGTCTGCGGGAGCGCTTCGAGGATGACCTCTTCCGACGCGAGGGGCACGACATGGTCCCGACAGCCAGGGCGACAGCCCTCTTCGTGCCGTTGCACGAAGCACTCGCGCAGATCGACTCCGCGGTGGGCGACCCCCGTACGTTCGAGCCCGCAGGCTTTCGCGGAGAGCTCGTCATGGGGCTCACGTCCATCGGCGAACAGACGTTTCTCCCGCCGGTGATGGCCGCCCTGGCTCGACAAGGGTCTCGCCCCCACCTGAAGGTCGAACGACTAGACGCGGACCACGTGGAAGATGGACTCACCCGAGGCAAGATCGACCTCGCCATGACCGTCTCGATGGTCGGCAGCCCACGGCTGTGGCGCACGCACGTGCGCGCCGTGGAGTACGTCGCGCTCTCCTCGACGCGCCACCCCTTACCACCGACTGCTCCTGACATGTTCGACGGCCGACACTTCATCCGAGTGTCCGCCCGCGGGGGTCATGTCTTCCCGCTGCAGGCGTTGATCGAGCACGGACTGATGTCGCAGGTATCGCTCACCGTGGAGGAATACGCCACCGTACCCGCCGTGGTTCAGACGACCGACCTGGTGGTTTTGCTGCCGCGGCACGTCGCCGAGGTCTTCCGCGGATGGTTCCCTGACCTCGACATCACTGACCTCCCGTGGCCAGGACAGAGCACACCGGTTTCGCTGTACACCAGACGGGAGGCAGCACTATCCCCCGCGCAGAAATGGTTCCGGGAGCTCGTACGCGAGGCAGTGAGCACAGAGGAGTATCGACGCGCGCCGGCGGACGCCCTCTAA
- a CDS encoding 4-hydroxybenzoate 3-monooxygenase, which yields MPAPSRTRVAIIGAGPAGLLLSHLLSSAGIESIVIDSRTREEIESTIRAGILEQGTVELFEQTGASTRARAEGHRHEGIELRFAGEGHRIDFAGLTGRAVWLYPQHEALKDLIAARLADGQDLRFGVTAKSVEDAEGDRPRVVATDAAGERFEIEADFVVGADGSRSVARAAVTGSRSGGYFREYPFAWFGILCEAPPSADELIYSNSPDGFALISQRSDTVQRMYFQCDPDDDPMAYSEAQLWEELQKRVPGTTLIEGRIFQRDILRFRSFVAHHLLRGRVALIGDAAHTVPPSGAKGMNLAVADVVILAKALRALLLENDSRLIEAFPETARQRIWKAQQFSWWMTSLLHVAPDATDFDRLRQLGELRTVVESEAGRTYLAEAYTGWPLAGL from the coding sequence ATGCCCGCTCCCAGCCGCACCCGGGTCGCCATCATCGGCGCAGGCCCCGCAGGCCTCCTTCTCTCGCACCTGCTCTCGAGCGCCGGGATCGAGTCGATCGTCATCGATTCCCGCACCCGCGAGGAGATCGAGTCGACCATTCGCGCGGGGATCCTCGAGCAGGGCACTGTCGAGCTTTTCGAGCAGACCGGCGCCTCGACGCGGGCGCGCGCCGAGGGGCACCGTCACGAGGGCATCGAGCTCCGCTTCGCGGGCGAAGGACACCGCATCGACTTCGCGGGGCTGACCGGACGTGCCGTATGGCTGTATCCGCAGCACGAGGCACTGAAGGACCTCATCGCCGCGCGCCTCGCCGACGGTCAGGACCTCCGCTTCGGGGTCACGGCGAAGTCGGTGGAGGATGCCGAGGGCGACCGCCCTCGTGTCGTCGCCACGGACGCGGCCGGCGAGCGGTTCGAGATCGAGGCCGATTTCGTCGTGGGCGCGGATGGCTCGCGCAGCGTCGCACGCGCAGCCGTCACCGGCTCGCGCTCGGGCGGATACTTCCGCGAGTACCCGTTCGCCTGGTTCGGCATTCTCTGCGAGGCACCGCCGAGCGCGGACGAGCTGATCTACTCCAACTCCCCCGACGGCTTCGCGCTCATCAGCCAGCGCAGCGACACGGTGCAGCGCATGTACTTCCAGTGCGATCCCGACGACGACCCCATGGCCTACAGCGAAGCGCAGCTGTGGGAGGAGCTGCAGAAGCGGGTGCCCGGCACCACCCTCATCGAGGGCCGCATCTTCCAGCGCGACATCCTGCGGTTCCGCAGCTTCGTGGCACACCACCTGCTGAGGGGGCGCGTCGCCCTCATCGGCGACGCCGCCCACACCGTGCCGCCCAGCGGGGCGAAGGGCATGAACCTCGCGGTCGCCGACGTGGTCATCCTCGCGAAGGCGCTCCGCGCCCTGCTTCTCGAGAACGACTCCCGTCTCATCGAGGCGTTCCCCGAGACCGCGCGACAGCGCATCTGGAAAGCGCAGCAGTTCTCGTGGTGGATGACGAGCCTGCTGCATGTCGCCCCGGACGCGACCGACTTCGACCGCCTGCGCCAACTCGGCGAACTGCGCACGGTCGTGGAGTCCGAGGCCGGACGCACCTACCTCGCCGAGGCGTATACGGGATGGCCGCTCGCCGGTCTCTGA
- a CDS encoding IclR family transcriptional regulator — MANSSTGDSVVARVLRVLDTFTPTRTVQTRSEIGRRAGLPSSTAHRIVNDLVESGVLERDEHNGMRVGVRLWELATRSSDALRLRQAALPSMERVQARIGEHTQLAVREADEALFLERLSSPESGANITKIAGRLPLHASSSGLVLLAFADRATRERVLSLPMKRLTKSTITESSDLRRKLNEVRSVGFSIAPGYVEEVSTGVAVPIRGERGVIAALSVVLPRDSPTEGPLVAIIQAARDIERALGAHRQRSIGSPLNGNLGGVAPR, encoded by the coding sequence ATGGCGAATTCTTCGACTGGCGATTCCGTCGTCGCCCGCGTACTCCGTGTCTTGGACACGTTCACACCCACTCGCACGGTCCAGACGCGCAGTGAGATCGGCCGTCGAGCGGGCCTCCCGAGCTCGACCGCCCATCGCATCGTGAACGACCTGGTCGAGAGCGGTGTGCTGGAACGCGACGAGCACAACGGCATGCGGGTGGGTGTGCGCCTGTGGGAGCTGGCGACTCGGTCGTCCGACGCGCTCCGTCTGCGTCAAGCTGCGTTGCCCTCGATGGAGCGGGTGCAGGCGCGGATCGGGGAGCACACCCAACTCGCCGTCAGGGAGGCCGACGAGGCGCTGTTCCTGGAACGCCTCAGTAGCCCCGAGTCCGGAGCGAACATCACCAAGATCGCCGGCCGCCTTCCCCTGCACGCATCATCCTCGGGATTGGTTCTGCTCGCGTTTGCAGATCGCGCGACTCGGGAGCGGGTTCTGAGCCTACCGATGAAGCGTCTGACGAAAAGCACGATCACGGAGAGTTCCGACCTGCGGAGGAAGCTCAATGAGGTCCGCAGTGTCGGGTTCAGCATCGCTCCCGGTTACGTCGAAGAGGTCTCCACAGGTGTCGCAGTGCCCATCCGCGGCGAGCGCGGTGTCATCGCTGCGCTTTCGGTGGTCCTGCCCCGCGACTCCCCTACGGAAGGCCCGTTGGTGGCGATCATTCAAGCCGCGCGAGACATCGAACGCGCGCTCGGCGCTCATCGGCAGCGATCGATCGGATCCCCATTGAATGGGAATCTCGGTGGTGTAGCGCCCCGCTGA
- a CDS encoding protocatechuate 4,5-dioxygenase subunit alpha/beta codes for MALDKPYKDVPGTTIYDAEQARKGYHLNQFSMSLMKPENRERFLADQEAYLDEWPLNPVQRQAVLDMDLNTMIAEGGNIYFLSKIGATHGLSFQQMAGSMTGMSEAAYRDMMVAGGRRPEGNRLKDLDGWTPRSTEKATAVRPDAPARYTSALFTSHVPAIGAAMDLGKTEEPYWKKVFDGYRWTRTWAKENTPDVVILVYNDHATAFDASIIPTFVLGTGDEYPVADEGYGPRPVPDVKGYPEFAAHLAQSIIQDDFDLTLVNEMVVDHGLTVPLSLVYGEVEEWPVRVIPLAVNVVQYPVPSGRRCYELGKALRRAIDKWDGEELNVQIWGTGGMSHQLQGPRAGLINKEWDNAFLDHLIADPLGLTEWPHMEYVDEAGSEGIELVDWLIARGAMDDQFGGEAPEVGHRFYHVPASNTAVGHLVLSNPVRTPALAEDDADAAVPTRSSAPEGSSEPEATAALSNA; via the coding sequence ATGGCACTCGACAAGCCGTACAAGGACGTCCCCGGCACGACGATCTACGACGCCGAGCAGGCGCGCAAGGGATACCACCTCAACCAGTTCTCGATGTCGCTGATGAAGCCCGAGAACCGGGAGCGGTTCCTCGCGGATCAGGAGGCGTACCTCGACGAGTGGCCGCTGAACCCGGTGCAGCGCCAGGCGGTGCTCGACATGGACCTTAACACCATGATCGCCGAGGGAGGGAACATCTACTTCCTCAGCAAGATCGGCGCGACCCACGGACTCAGCTTCCAGCAGATGGCGGGCTCGATGACCGGGATGTCGGAGGCCGCGTACCGGGACATGATGGTCGCCGGCGGCCGTCGCCCCGAGGGCAACCGCCTGAAGGACCTCGACGGATGGACGCCCCGGTCGACCGAGAAGGCGACCGCCGTCCGGCCGGACGCCCCCGCCCGCTACACCTCGGCGCTGTTCACGTCGCACGTCCCGGCGATCGGTGCGGCGATGGATCTCGGCAAGACGGAGGAGCCGTACTGGAAGAAGGTCTTCGACGGCTACCGGTGGACCCGCACATGGGCGAAGGAGAACACCCCCGATGTCGTGATCCTCGTGTACAACGACCACGCCACGGCCTTCGACGCCTCGATCATCCCCACCTTCGTCCTCGGCACGGGTGACGAGTACCCGGTCGCCGACGAGGGTTATGGTCCTCGTCCCGTTCCGGATGTGAAGGGCTACCCGGAGTTCGCCGCGCACCTCGCGCAGTCGATCATCCAGGACGACTTCGACCTCACCCTCGTCAACGAGATGGTCGTCGACCACGGCCTGACCGTGCCGCTGTCCCTCGTGTACGGCGAGGTCGAGGAGTGGCCGGTCCGAGTCATCCCGCTCGCCGTGAACGTCGTGCAGTACCCGGTGCCGTCCGGCCGACGCTGCTACGAGCTGGGCAAGGCTCTGCGCCGCGCGATCGACAAGTGGGACGGCGAAGAGCTGAACGTGCAGATCTGGGGAACCGGCGGCATGAGCCACCAGCTGCAGGGGCCGCGCGCCGGACTCATCAACAAGGAGTGGGACAACGCGTTCCTCGACCACCTGATCGCGGACCCGCTCGGACTCACGGAGTGGCCTCACATGGAGTACGTCGACGAGGCGGGCTCTGAGGGGATCGAGCTCGTCGACTGGCTCATCGCCCGCGGCGCGATGGACGACCAGTTCGGCGGCGAGGCTCCCGAGGTGGGCCACCGGTTCTATCACGTCCCCGCGTCGAACACCGCGGTCGGACACCTCGTCCTGTCGAACCCGGTCCGCACGCCCGCCCTCGCCGAAGACGACGCCGATGCGGCCGTGCCGACGCGCAGCTCCGCGCCCGAGGGCTCGAGCGAGCCCGAGGCGACGGCAGCGCTGTCGAACGCCTGA
- a CDS encoding SDR family NAD(P)-dependent oxidoreductase — MKTALEHPVSGRLVLLAGGTSASGFASAKALLDRGAQVIIVGRDAGKLARCRDELPHAHVQRADLTNEESVAELRKRVFDTWGPVDGVLHLVGGWSGGGGLAGQTDEAYRSLESSLSALRHVSRAFDTDLRLSSAGRTAIVSSVVVSRPTGGSANYAALKSAAETWMLAVDHGLRAHGLNDHGEVRSFGAVFRVRSLAGIEGILAESFAGLWDRDAAPTELVVTELHPG, encoded by the coding sequence ATGAAGACCGCTCTCGAACATCCCGTTTCCGGCAGGCTCGTGCTGCTCGCCGGGGGCACCTCCGCTTCGGGATTCGCCTCCGCGAAGGCGCTTCTCGACCGCGGCGCACAAGTGATCATCGTTGGTCGGGATGCGGGGAAGCTGGCTCGATGCCGAGACGAACTCCCGCACGCGCACGTACAGCGGGCTGACCTCACGAACGAGGAATCGGTCGCAGAGCTACGCAAGCGAGTCTTCGACACGTGGGGGCCGGTCGACGGGGTGCTCCATCTCGTCGGCGGTTGGAGCGGGGGCGGTGGTCTTGCCGGGCAGACCGACGAGGCGTACAGATCGTTGGAGTCGAGTCTCAGTGCCCTGAGGCATGTGTCGCGAGCGTTCGACACTGATCTGAGACTGTCCTCGGCCGGTCGCACGGCGATCGTCTCTTCCGTCGTCGTCTCCCGCCCGACTGGCGGTTCTGCGAACTACGCCGCCCTCAAGTCGGCAGCGGAGACCTGGATGCTTGCTGTCGACCATGGTCTTCGAGCGCACGGGTTGAATGATCACGGCGAGGTCAGGTCGTTCGGCGCGGTGTTCCGCGTCAGATCCCTAGCCGGCATCGAAGGCATTCTGGCGGAGTCCTTCGCAGGCCTCTGGGACCGTGACGCTGCGCCTACGGAGCTAGTGGTGACTGAGCTGCACCCGGGCTGA
- a CDS encoding Gfo/Idh/MocA family oxidoreductase, protein MTDKIRIAVVGANGAFGMKHLDGLANIEDAEVTVVSATSQEKADAVAAQYGVATAVVGLDAVFERDDVDAVILATPTGLHAAQTQAVLAAGKHVQVEIPLADSLADAEATLAVAEASDRVAMVGHTRRFNPSHQLVHERIAAGEFAVQQMDVQTYFFRRTNTNAKGEARSWTDHLLWHHAAHTVDLFAYQAGRIVQAHAIQGPIHPELGIAMDMSIQLKSETGAICTLSLSFNNDGPFGTFFRYIGDTATYVARYDDLYDGRDQQIDVSQVAVSFNGIELQDREFVAAIREGREPNSSLRQVIDCYRVLGALEEQLA, encoded by the coding sequence ATGACAGACAAGATCCGAATCGCGGTTGTCGGCGCCAACGGCGCCTTCGGCATGAAGCACCTCGACGGCCTCGCGAACATCGAGGACGCGGAGGTGACGGTCGTCAGCGCGACTTCGCAGGAGAAGGCGGATGCCGTCGCCGCGCAGTACGGCGTCGCGACCGCCGTCGTGGGGCTGGATGCCGTGTTCGAGCGCGACGACGTGGACGCCGTGATCCTCGCGACTCCCACCGGACTGCACGCCGCACAGACCCAGGCGGTGCTCGCGGCCGGCAAGCACGTGCAGGTCGAGATCCCGCTCGCGGACTCGCTGGCCGACGCCGAGGCCACCCTCGCCGTGGCCGAGGCCTCGGACCGCGTCGCAATGGTCGGCCACACGCGGCGGTTCAACCCCTCCCACCAGCTGGTGCACGAGCGCATCGCCGCCGGCGAGTTCGCCGTGCAGCAGATGGACGTGCAGACGTACTTCTTCCGCCGCACGAACACGAACGCCAAGGGCGAGGCGCGCTCGTGGACCGACCACCTCCTCTGGCATCACGCGGCCCACACCGTCGACCTCTTCGCTTACCAGGCGGGGCGCATCGTGCAGGCGCACGCGATCCAGGGCCCGATCCACCCCGAGCTCGGCATCGCGATGGACATGTCGATCCAGCTGAAGAGCGAGACCGGGGCAATCTGCACGCTGTCGCTGTCGTTCAACAACGACGGGCCCTTCGGCACGTTCTTCCGCTACATCGGAGACACCGCCACGTACGTCGCCCGCTACGACGACCTCTACGACGGCAGGGATCAGCAGATCGACGTGTCGCAGGTGGCCGTGAGCTTCAACGGCATCGAGCTGCAGGACCGCGAGTTCGTCGCCGCGATCCGCGAAGGACGCGAGCCGAACTCGTCGCTGCGTCAGGTCATCGACTGCTACCGCGTGCTCGGCGCGCTGGAGGAGCAGCTCGCGTGA
- a CDS encoding substrate-binding domain-containing protein codes for MRAVSSMATRHLLADLTVAAAEVGLPRVHIESTGGVEAARRVAEGEGFDLVFLAAGALSALAAQGHVDDDSLTPLVISQVAVAVTAGGAGRAERPDEAAFADAAGVRDALRSAARVGYSTGPSGTALLEMIRAWGLTDAVGPKLLQAHPGVPVAQLLAQGSVDLGFQQLSELVGQPGIRVTGVLPDDCAIDTVFSGAVSRSSNDPGAARAVLEFFASPEASAIAIAHSFHAASAS; via the coding sequence ATGAGAGCCGTGTCGTCGATGGCCACCCGGCATCTGCTCGCCGATCTCACGGTCGCCGCGGCCGAGGTGGGTCTCCCGCGCGTGCACATCGAGTCGACGGGAGGGGTCGAGGCCGCCCGACGCGTCGCCGAGGGCGAGGGATTCGACCTCGTCTTCCTCGCCGCCGGAGCCCTTTCCGCCCTCGCCGCCCAGGGGCATGTCGACGACGACTCGCTCACACCGCTCGTGATCTCGCAGGTGGCGGTCGCCGTGACCGCAGGCGGCGCCGGTCGAGCCGAGCGGCCGGACGAAGCCGCCTTCGCGGATGCGGCCGGCGTGCGCGACGCGCTGCGCTCAGCGGCGAGGGTCGGGTACTCGACAGGGCCGAGCGGTACGGCGCTGCTCGAGATGATCCGGGCATGGGGTCTCACGGATGCCGTCGGCCCCAAGCTCCTGCAGGCCCACCCCGGCGTGCCGGTGGCGCAGCTGCTGGCGCAGGGATCTGTCGATCTGGGCTTCCAGCAGCTCAGCGAGCTCGTGGGCCAGCCGGGCATCCGGGTGACCGGGGTGCTCCCCGACGACTGCGCGATCGACACCGTGTTCTCGGGTGCCGTCTCGCGGAGCTCTAATGATCCGGGGGCGGCCCGTGCGGTCCTCGAGTTCTTCGCCTCGCCGGAGGCCTCGGCGATCGCGATCGCGCACAGCTTCCACGCGGCATCCGCCTCGTGA